CCTCAATATCCACATGTTCAATGGATTACATGGCAGGGCTTTACCCCCTGCTACGGCAATTAAAGCCTGTAATCCTGAGTTAACTGTTATTGCCGAGGGAGGAGATGGTGATATGTATGGAGAGGGTGGAAATCACTTTTTACATACTATCAGACGAAATCCCGATATAACCCATTTAGTTCATAATAATATGGTTTATGGGCTTACTAAAGGGCAGGCTTCACCTACCAGCGAACTTGGATTTAAAACGCCATTACAGGTGGATGGTGTTATATCTGATCCCATTAATCCTATAGCTCTTGCTATCTCTCTGGAGGCTTCCTTTGTAGCTCGTGTTTTTTGCGGCAATATAGAGCACACCGTGGAAATTATTAAAAAGGCTATAAAACATCCAGGATATGCTCTGGTAGATATCTTTCAACCCTGCGTTACTTTTAATAAAGTAAATACCTTTAAGTGGTTTCAGGAACATACCTATATCCTGCAGGACCACGATGTTTATGATAGAAATACGGCTTTTATTAGAGCGACCGAAAGAGAAAAACTACCACTGGGCATTTTTTATCAAAATGAGCAGAAAAAGACCTTTGAACAAAAATTAACAGTGCATAAAGAGCAAAAGACAGCCTTTTTATTCCGGTCTATAAATAGAAATAGAGTAGAAGAGTTATTAAAAGGAAAACAGTACTGAAATATCTAAGGCAAAAATAAAGAATTAAAGGAAGGAAGTAATAATATTGATTGAAGCTATTGGTAATAAATTTGGAAGGACAAAGTTATTTTGTGTAGTGAGTATTCTCTTAATCATTTTTTTAAGTACTATGAACTTTATTTTAGTAGGAGTAGCCCAACAAGCAATTACAGCGCAGGATTATGTAGTAGATAAGTTTGATTCAGCTATATTTCAGCTATATTTTAAATCCATGGAGGAATTAGATAGCCAGGAAATGGAATTTATAGATTTACTCTCTACTGAACCGCATGACAGGCAAATGTTTTATGGGAAAAAGGTATATCAAGGTGGTTTTACTTCAAATTTATTTTCTCAGCTGCAAGAGGAAGTAGAAGAGAGGGAAAAAACGCCATTGCTAAAAGAGGAGGATTTAATACCTCAAGATTTGCCTTTTCCCACCTTGCCACCTATGAAATTATGGGAAAAACTTTATGCCTATATGGTTTCCGTGCCAAAAATTGTTAGTACCACTGAGTATAATCGCTTTGCCATTTGCGGAGTTGATCCCTCTCGCAGCGAAAGAGTAGTAAAGAGGATAAAGAATTATTTTGATTGGTGCAGCCAATGGTCTAAAGAAGGACAGGAACTAGAAGTTTTAGCAGAAAAAGCACAGAGGGAAGGAAATATTTTTCTGGCTCGCAGACTCTTTCATGAAGCTGCCGGCTGTTATCATATAGGCGCCTTTATTAACTATTATGATGTAGAAGAGAAAATACAGGCACAGGAAGAAGCCAGAAAGTGTTATAAAAAAGCTATTGCCCTATATAAAGAAAAGGACAGACCCATTAAAATTGAAATACCTTTTCGAGGAGTGGAAATACCGGGGTATCTAATGTTAAATGAAAAGCCCGAACAGCCCTTAATTCTCTTTGTTAATGTCTTGAATAACATTAAAGAGGTGGAAAATCATTTCTTTGCTCAGTATTTTTTAAGAGCAGGTTTCAATGTATTCAGCTTTGATGGACCCGGGCAGGGAGAAATGCATAAAAAGATGCGTTTAACTCCTGATTATGAGCAAGCCATCATCACTATTATTGACTGGTTAGAAAGCAATAATACTTTTAATATAGATATGGAACGAATTGGAGTGATAGGAATGAGTTTTGGGGGGTTATCCTCTGTTATTGCTGCTGCCCTGGATTCCAGGATTGATTGTGTAATAAGTAATGGTGGATATGCCTATTTTCCTCCCCTTTCCCATATAAAAAAATTAAGTATCCCAACCAGACGTTCGGTATACTATATGACTGGTTATAATAGCATGAAGGAGATTTCCAAAGAATTTGGTCATGTTGATATTAAGAAATATCCACCCCTGGAACGCCCCATGCTGATTATCCAGGGAGGAAAAGATAAGACAGTCCCCCCAGAGCATGCTTATTATTTTATGGAATGGGCAACCGGGAAGGATAAGGAGTTGCTCTACTTTGAAGATTCCGGTCATTGTTGCCAGGATCGTTTTGATTTAGTTATACCTTATACTATTGATTGGTTCAGAAAGTATTTGATTAATATGTAAATGATTTTTACATCATCGTTGTGAAGGAAATGCACTTTAAACACAACACATTACGATATACGATATCCGTTATGCCATATACTATTTTAGGAATTAGCAAGGAGAAGAATTCCCCTTGAATATCCCGATAGTTTTTCCTAATATAAAGAAATATTTATGAATAAAGGCCATAAAAAATTACCTAATAAAATGGTGTCCAGGATAGTCTTAAGTTCTCTTAAATGGTATCTGGGCACTTTTTTCTGTTTACAACTGGAAAGAAATGATACCTGCGGTTTGAATCCTCCCTATCTATTGATTGGTAATCATGCCAATTTTTGGGATGGCTTTTTAGCTAATCTTTTTATTAAGGATCCTATCTGTTTCCTGGTTTCAGATGAATATTTTAGAAAGCCAATTTTGAGAAGACTACTAGAAATTGAAGGTTCTATTCCCAAGAAAAAATTCTTAGCAGATTTTTCAGCCATAAAGGAAGCTTTGAGAGCAAAGGAAACGGAACGAATTATCGGTATCTTTCCGGAAGGCAGACGTAATTGGGATGGCTCAGTGCAGGAAATAATATTTGCCACTGCTAAGTTGATTAAAATGCTAAAAATACCCGTGGTAAGAGTGTTATTAAAGGGCTCATACTTGACCTTCCCCCGCTGGGCTCGTTTTAAAAGAAAAGGGAAAATAATTTTAAATTATAAACTAATTATGATGCCCGATAAGATTCAGGAAATGTCAGTCGATAATATTTTTCAAAAAATTACGGCTAGTCTTACTTATCGGGAATATGATTTCCAAAGAAAGGCAATGAATATTTATCAGGGTAGAAACTTAGCGGAAAGATTAGAATTATTTCTCTATTTCTGTCCCAACTGCCAGGAAATAGGTACACTCTATTCCCGGGGGGATGATCTGTTTTGTCGTAGATGTAATTATGAGGTAAGGTATGATCAGTATGGTTTTTTAACTACCGAGGGGAAACAGCTTTATTTTGATAATCCGGCAGACTGGAATCAATGGCAAATTGATTGGAGCAAAAACTTTTTAAGGAATTATCAGAAAAATGATTATAAGGGTAATCTTGTTCAGGATGAAGGAGTTAATTGTGCCATAATTAAACAATTTAAAAAATTAAAGCCATTGCCGGACTGTAAGCTTATATGGCAGGGGAGAGAGCTGATTTTGACTAAAAATGAAAAAGAATATCTACGGTTTGAACTGAAAGAGATTAAAGGGATAAATGTTCAGTATAATAATCGTTTCGAATTTTATTATAAAGAACAATTGTATCAATTTTATTTTAATTCCGACTCAATTTCAGCCTATAAGTGGTGTATAATGATAAGACTGGCTCAGCAGATATTCTTCTAATACATATGGGGAGGATTTATGAACGAAAACTGGTCTCTGGTTATTGATTTTTTGTGGCTTTCTTTATTTATAGGTATTGGTGTATTTTTCAAAAGGAAGGTCTTTTTTTTCCAGAAGTTTCTTTTTCCAACGGCAATTATTGCTGGTTTTATTGGTTTGTTATTGGGAAGAGAGGCATTACAGTTAGTAGATTTGGATAGAGAAAGACTGGGTAGCTTGGTCTATCATTTAATGGCTATCGGTTTCATCTCTATTGCTCTTAAAAAAAGAGAACACCTGCGTAGTCGTGATATCTTTAATTCCGGGGTTTACATTGTTAGTATTTATGTGGTGCAGGGAATTATAGGATTTATAATCTCTCTTCTTCTAGCTAATACAGTTTTCCCTGATTTGTTTCCCTCTTTTGGATTATTATTACCTCTGGGATTTGGCCAGGGACCAGGACAGGCTTATGCTATAGGTCGTCAGTGGGAGGAAGTCGGATTCTTTCAGGGTGGGAATATCGGCCTTTCTATTGCTACCATAGGTTTTCTCTGGGCTTGTATTGTCGGAGTCATATTGGTGAATTATTTAATAAAAAAGGGTATCTTTTCTATTAATCTGGATAAATATGCTGTCAGAGAAAAGATACATGAAGAAATGGATTCCGGTGAATTACCCTTAGCTGCATCACTGGATGATATCTCTATTCAACTATTTTTGATAGGATTGATATATCTGGCTACATATTTAACTTTATTAGGTCTCAATAGAATATTGTTACCTCTAGGAACTTTTGGTGAGACACTTGCTCAGCTATTATGGGGATTTCATTTCATCATTGGCACTATCTATGCTATTCTGTTAAGAGTTATTTTTAATCAAATGAAGAAGATGAAGATTATGAATCATGAATACCCCAATAGTTATATGCTGCAAAGAATTGCTGGAGGGTGTTTTGATTTTATGATAACTGCAGCAATTGCCGCTATTTCTATAAAAACACTACATTATTACATGATTCCCACCTTGCTTATTACTACAATAGGAGGCATAATTACTATTATTTTTATTCTCTGGATGACTCCTCGTGTTTTCAAGAGTGATATTTTACAAAATATTATAGCTTTTTATGGTACTTATACCGGAACCATTTCCACTGGAATGGCTTTATTAAAGCAGGTAGATCCGGGTTTTAATTCCGGTGCTTCGGAAAACATTGTGCTGGGTAGCGGTATTGCTCTTATTTTTGGCTTTCCGCTTATGGTTATGTTAAATATTCCTATATTTGGGTATATTACTAAGCAGCCGGTAATGTACTTTGTTGCCTTGCTCTCTTTTTTAGCCTATTTCGGGATACTTTGTTTCATTCTTTATAAGAACAGAGCAAAGTAAGTTATGAATTTTCATTAAAAAGATAGTCGATAGTCTGTACCGTAATAGAAAATAGCTGCATATTTAGCAATTTTTGACATTAGCAAAGTCTTATCACATAATATATAATAAAGAAGAAAATAAGTGCGATAAGGTTTAGAGAAGATGTCAACAGTTATTGTTATAGGAGCGATTAATCTGGATTGTCTGGTATATATTCCTCATTTTCCGAATAAGGGGGATAATATGCGGGTTAGAGATTTAAGATGCTCCTTAGGAGGGAGAGGTGCCAATCAGGCAATAGCTCTCACTAATTTAAAGGTAGCTGCTTTATTGTTAGGCAAGGTAGGAAATGATTTTGCCGGAGACTATACCCTTTCTGTCTTAAGAAAGTTCAAGGTCAATACTGAATATATTTTTAAAAGTAGCAGTGGGAAGACTGGTATATGTTCTATCCTGGTTAGTCCCGATGGAGAAAATACTATTATGGGTTTCCCGGCTATGAATCGCATGATACAACCTGATTACTTAATACGTTTTGAATATCTTTTTGAAATGGCTCAGTGGCTAAGCATTTCTCTGGAATATCCCTTAGAAACAGTGGAATTTGCCCTTAAATTAGGTAGGAAATACGGCTTGAAGACGATACTAGATCCTTCTCCTTTAATGGAAATGCCAAAACGAAATATATGGAATATGGTAGATTATGTACTGCCTAACGAAAAAGAGATAGAAATGCTAACTGGTGAAGAAGAAATACTTCAAGGAGCTACCGTATTAAAGAATTGGGGAGCAGGAGATATAATTATCAAACAGGGTAGGCAGGGATGCAGTTTTTTATGCCAGGATAATTTGATTAATGTACCAGCTTTTCTGGTAAAATCAGTATTGGATACCACTGGTGCGGGTGATTTATTTAATGCCGCTTTTATCTATGGTTTAATACAATCAAATTCTATTCCTAAAGCAGCACAAATTGCCAATCTGGTAGCTTCTTATGCAGTCCAGAAACCTGGAACCTGCGAATCCTACCCAGAACGAAGGGAAATAGACTGGGAACAACTTGAAAAAAGAAAAAAAGATTTATTATTTTAGAAATAATCGTAATAGTAAGATAGAAGTAAAAATCTATTGCCCAGCATTGGTTCAAACCAAATTTATTAAATAATAATTATGGGATATATTAATTTACTGCTTTTTGCTTAGTTTTTTTAAAAACAACTGCTCTGCGGTGTGATGCTTACCGGATCTCAGTTAAGGAGTTTTGTTATGTCTGAAAAATGTGTCTTTTGTCAGATTATTAGTAAAGAAAAATATGCCTATCTGGTACATGAAGATGAAAAATGTGTGGCATTTCTGGATGCCTATCCAGTTACAGAGGGTCATACCCTGGTAATACCAAGAGAACATTATAAAAGCATTTATGAAATTCCAGAAGATATTCTTGCTCATATTATGACAATTTGCAAAAAATTGGCTCTTGATTATCAACAAATATTTCAGACTATTGGTTTAAACATTATCCAATCTAATGGGGTTGCCGCCAAACAAACAGTTTTTCATTTTCATGTACATCTTGTTCCGCGCTATTTCCAGGATGGATTGACCCTTTTTCGCCACCATTTTGACAGATATGAAAATGACCTCTCTCAGGTTTATAATAAAATTGTGACCTTCCAGAAACAATCCAAGTGAGTCCGGTAAATAGGTAGATTAAATGTATCAATTTTTAAGTTATTTACAAAATTTAGATAAACAATATTTATTCCAGAAAAAAATTATCCTGGTACCTTCTTATCTGGATGGAAATGCCTTAAGAAAAAACTTAACTCTAAATGGGTTTTCAGCTTTAAATTTTAATATTGCTACACTTTTTGATATTGCTCGAGAAATATGCTTGCCAGTTTTATTAAAAAATGGATGGAAAATTTTAGACAGTACTTTAGGGCAGATACTGGTCCTTGAGATTCTAAGGAGACTATCTTCAGAAGAAAAATTAACCTATTTTAAATTACCATTTTTCTCTCCTCTTCTGGCTAAATCAATATTTAGAACTATTAAAGAGATAAGAGTATCTGGTTATTCCTCTCTCAATTTTCCCCGAGAAATCCTGACAAATTCTCCAAAAATGAATGATCTTTTTCTGGTGATGCTCCATTATGAACAGGAACTGAAGGAAAGAAATGTGATAGACGAGGCAGAACTTTATCACAATGCTGAGAAGTTAAAGTCGAGAGAGAAAGAAATAATATTTCTGGTTCCTTCTAATCTACCGTTGAATAAGGTAGAACTTAGATTTTTTAACAAAAAAATAAGACCAAATGCATTTCTGCTTCAGTTTAACTGTCCAGAAGTTATGGCAGCTCCACATTATTTCCCCCTGACTACCAATCAGGGAACTACAGAATTGATAGAAGAAAGTATTTTTAATGCACTGTATCACAGAGAAGAGATTGATTCACTGCCATTGCCATTTCTGGATATAGAATTTTGTCAGACTTACGGAGAATATAATGAAACCAGGGAAGTTTTAAGAACAATTATCAAAGAGGGATATTCTTTTGATCAGGTACAGGTTTTTTATGCCACTCAGGAACCTTATTCTCAGTATTTTTACCAATTATCTCGTCTTTATCAAATCCCAATGACTTTTCACAGCGGTATCAATATAAAAAATAGCCATCCCGCTCAATTTTTGCTCTCTTTACTTGATTGGATTAATGATAACTATAGTGTTGCTAAACTGATTACTCTTTTAAATAGCTCCTGTATTGATATAAATTTAAAGGATTCCCTAACTATACCAAAATTTGTTTCATTGCTCAGGGAATCTCCTATTGGTTGGGGGAGAGAACGTTACATTCCAGGTATCAATATGGCTATCGAAGATAGAAAAAAAATAATGGAAAATATCTCCCAGGAAAAAGCAAGGGCATTATCCAAAGAGATACAATACTTGCTTGCTATCAAAGACTGGATAATGAAGATATTTACAGAAATCCCTTATCATAAATTTCAACATCGTATTTCCCTTTCTCAACTGGCTGGTAGTCTGGCTCGCATGGTAGAGAGATATGCTCTGGTAGAAAATAATAATATTGATGAAGAAGCGATATCTAATATTAATCAGAAATTAGGTGCTCTGGAGCAAAATATCTCAGCTGAATTTCCTATCAATGAGGCATTATTCTTAATTAAAAATATAATTGAGCAGGAACGTGTTAACTGTTCTCTACCTATGCCCGGTCATTTACATATTGCCAGTTATAAGAAGGGAATCTGGTTCAGTCGTTTTTACACTTTTCTGGTAGGTATGGATTATCAAAAATTTCCGGGCAGTTCTGAGGAAGAGGTGGTATTGCTTGAGACAGAAAAAGAGCTTTTTAAACATCTACTCAGTAATAATCAAAAAAATAAGATGGAACAATTGCGTTTACTTCAGCTCATATTAGCACAGAGAGGGAAAATATATTTGTCTTTTTCCTGTTATGATACCACAGGTCAGCGTGAACAAGCTCCTGCTAACCTGATGCTTCAGCTTTACCGACTTCAGAAAAAGAATATTCATCTTGATTATAGCGTTTTTTATCAGAGTTTGAGCCCGGTGAGAAATTTTATTCCTCAAAGTAATATAGAAATTTTAGATGAAGGAGAGCTTTTTCTCTATTTTACCAAAAAAGAGAAGAGAGACTTACAGTTAATTTTTAATCAGAAGTACAGTTCCTTTCAGAAAGGGATTCAAGCCGATAAAATCAGAAGAGA
The sequence above is a segment of the Atribacterota bacterium genome. Coding sequences within it:
- a CDS encoding thiamine pyrophosphate-dependent enzyme, whose product is MKKTMDFEQQAIKPAWCPGCGNFLILKALQQAFAELSLVPQQVVMVSGIGQAAKTPQYLNIHMFNGLHGRALPPATAIKACNPELTVIAEGGDGDMYGEGGNHFLHTIRRNPDITHLVHNNMVYGLTKGQASPTSELGFKTPLQVDGVISDPINPIALAISLEASFVARVFCGNIEHTVEIIKKAIKHPGYALVDIFQPCVTFNKVNTFKWFQEHTYILQDHDVYDRNTAFIRATEREKLPLGIFYQNEQKKTFEQKLTVHKEQKTAFLFRSINRNRVEELLKGKQY
- a CDS encoding prolyl oligopeptidase family serine peptidase, encoding MIEAIGNKFGRTKLFCVVSILLIIFLSTMNFILVGVAQQAITAQDYVVDKFDSAIFQLYFKSMEELDSQEMEFIDLLSTEPHDRQMFYGKKVYQGGFTSNLFSQLQEEVEEREKTPLLKEEDLIPQDLPFPTLPPMKLWEKLYAYMVSVPKIVSTTEYNRFAICGVDPSRSERVVKRIKNYFDWCSQWSKEGQELEVLAEKAQREGNIFLARRLFHEAAGCYHIGAFINYYDVEEKIQAQEEARKCYKKAIALYKEKDRPIKIEIPFRGVEIPGYLMLNEKPEQPLILFVNVLNNIKEVENHFFAQYFLRAGFNVFSFDGPGQGEMHKKMRLTPDYEQAIITIIDWLESNNTFNIDMERIGVIGMSFGGLSSVIAAALDSRIDCVISNGGYAYFPPLSHIKKLSIPTRRSVYYMTGYNSMKEISKEFGHVDIKKYPPLERPMLIIQGGKDKTVPPEHAYYFMEWATGKDKELLYFEDSGHCCQDRFDLVIPYTIDWFRKYLINM
- a CDS encoding lysophospholipid acyltransferase family protein yields the protein MNKGHKKLPNKMVSRIVLSSLKWYLGTFFCLQLERNDTCGLNPPYLLIGNHANFWDGFLANLFIKDPICFLVSDEYFRKPILRRLLEIEGSIPKKKFLADFSAIKEALRAKETERIIGIFPEGRRNWDGSVQEIIFATAKLIKMLKIPVVRVLLKGSYLTFPRWARFKRKGKIILNYKLIMMPDKIQEMSVDNIFQKITASLTYREYDFQRKAMNIYQGRNLAERLELFLYFCPNCQEIGTLYSRGDDLFCRRCNYEVRYDQYGFLTTEGKQLYFDNPADWNQWQIDWSKNFLRNYQKNDYKGNLVQDEGVNCAIIKQFKKLKPLPDCKLIWQGRELILTKNEKEYLRFELKEIKGINVQYNNRFEFYYKEQLYQFYFNSDSISAYKWCIMIRLAQQIFF
- a CDS encoding sodium:glutamate symporter, coding for MNENWSLVIDFLWLSLFIGIGVFFKRKVFFFQKFLFPTAIIAGFIGLLLGREALQLVDLDRERLGSLVYHLMAIGFISIALKKREHLRSRDIFNSGVYIVSIYVVQGIIGFIISLLLANTVFPDLFPSFGLLLPLGFGQGPGQAYAIGRQWEEVGFFQGGNIGLSIATIGFLWACIVGVILVNYLIKKGIFSINLDKYAVREKIHEEMDSGELPLAASLDDISIQLFLIGLIYLATYLTLLGLNRILLPLGTFGETLAQLLWGFHFIIGTIYAILLRVIFNQMKKMKIMNHEYPNSYMLQRIAGGCFDFMITAAIAAISIKTLHYYMIPTLLITTIGGIITIIFILWMTPRVFKSDILQNIIAFYGTYTGTISTGMALLKQVDPGFNSGASENIVLGSGIALIFGFPLMVMLNIPIFGYITKQPVMYFVALLSFLAYFGILCFILYKNRAK
- a CDS encoding ribokinase, with the protein product MSTVIVIGAINLDCLVYIPHFPNKGDNMRVRDLRCSLGGRGANQAIALTNLKVAALLLGKVGNDFAGDYTLSVLRKFKVNTEYIFKSSSGKTGICSILVSPDGENTIMGFPAMNRMIQPDYLIRFEYLFEMAQWLSISLEYPLETVEFALKLGRKYGLKTILDPSPLMEMPKRNIWNMVDYVLPNEKEIEMLTGEEEILQGATVLKNWGAGDIIIKQGRQGCSFLCQDNLINVPAFLVKSVLDTTGAGDLFNAAFIYGLIQSNSIPKAAQIANLVASYAVQKPGTCESYPERREIDWEQLEKRKKDLLF
- a CDS encoding HIT domain-containing protein translates to MSEKCVFCQIISKEKYAYLVHEDEKCVAFLDAYPVTEGHTLVIPREHYKSIYEIPEDILAHIMTICKKLALDYQQIFQTIGLNIIQSNGVAAKQTVFHFHVHLVPRYFQDGLTLFRHHFDRYENDLSQVYNKIVTFQKQSK
- a CDS encoding PD-(D/E)XK nuclease family protein; its protein translation is MYQFLSYLQNLDKQYLFQKKIILVPSYLDGNALRKNLTLNGFSALNFNIATLFDIAREICLPVLLKNGWKILDSTLGQILVLEILRRLSSEEKLTYFKLPFFSPLLAKSIFRTIKEIRVSGYSSLNFPREILTNSPKMNDLFLVMLHYEQELKERNVIDEAELYHNAEKLKSREKEIIFLVPSNLPLNKVELRFFNKKIRPNAFLLQFNCPEVMAAPHYFPLTTNQGTTELIEESIFNALYHREEIDSLPLPFLDIEFCQTYGEYNETREVLRTIIKEGYSFDQVQVFYATQEPYSQYFYQLSRLYQIPMTFHSGINIKNSHPAQFLLSLLDWINDNYSVAKLITLLNSSCIDINLKDSLTIPKFVSLLRESPIGWGRERYIPGINMAIEDRKKIMENISQEKARALSKEIQYLLAIKDWIMKIFTEIPYHKFQHRISLSQLAGSLARMVERYALVENNNIDEEAISNINQKLGALEQNISAEFPINEALFLIKNIIEQERVNCSLPMPGHLHIASYKKGIWFSRFYTFLVGMDYQKFPGSSEEEVVLLETEKELFKHLLSNNQKNKMEQLRLLQLILAQRGKIYLSFSCYDTTGQREQAPANLMLQLYRLQKKNIHLDYSVFYQSLSPVRNFIPQSNIEILDEGELFLYFTKKEKRDLQLIFNQKYSSFQKGIQADKIRREEGFNVFNGRININTSVVDPRQNRGIVLSASRLERIAYCPYLYLLVDILKIKPVEEMVYDPTTWLGPLERGSLLHQIYEKFYQVLLGNSKGKKIAPSFSQHWSLLEEIIEESLAEKRRYLAPPGELIYEAEKKEIVESCQVFLAEEEENYKGQFPQYFELAFGTRDSQHEILGKVKAIELNLPDGGRISLQGKIDRVDLLPDGTFRIIDYKTGVSKDYRRRNPFRHGQQIQHALYAIALEKILAKKERNGQLKVSESGYYFPTMAGQGNLVLYKQDNREQVLEIIQILLNIVARGNFAMIQNPDELMCLDYKDILEQNEVIILKGEKGGKYHNEPALEEIRRLQQFE